A window of Oryza glaberrima chromosome 2, OglaRS2, whole genome shotgun sequence genomic DNA:
TGGCCGGTCTCGCCGCAGTTGtagcaggcgccgccgccgccgccaccaccaccacctccaccaccaccgctgttGAAGCAGTCCCTAGCCATGTGGCCCATCTCGCCGCACTTGAAGCAGccaccaccagcgccgccgccgccgccaccgcctccaccaacgccgccaccgccgccgttgaaGCAGTCCCTGGCCATGTGGCCAGACTCCCCACACTTGAAGCAGCCCCCACCGGGTCCACCACCGCCGGATCTCCTCCCCCCGCCCCAGCTACCGCCATAgctgcggccgccaccgccagatcCGCCCCCACCGCGCGATCCGAAgcctcccccgccaccgccgccgccgccggcgccgcccttgACGAAGGATCCGTCGGGGCCGGTGACGTCGACGGCCTTGGTGCGGCCGTCCTCGCTCTCGGAGATGGCGAACTCGACCTGCTCGCCCTCGGAGAGGGAGCGGAAGCCGTCGGCCTTGATGGAGGACTGGTGGACGAAGAGATcctcgctgccgtcgtcggGGGAGAtgaagccgaaccccttggTGTCGTTGAACCACTTCACCGTCCCCCgatgcctcgccgccgccgccatggatcgCCCGCCGAGGAGTCGAAACCCTAGCCCTCGCCTCTCCCTGATCTGATTAGggtttgattgattttttttcccctcgtCTCGCTACGCGTGTGCCCGATCTTATCTGTTTCCTTGGGAGACTCTATTTATAGGCGGCGGCGTGGTATACGAGGAACTCGAGCCGAGAGGGGGGAGACGACTCGCGGGATGGGGGTTGATCGGACGGCCGTGATCGCGCGACCGGGATCTGGACGGTCGTGGGGGAGTGGGCCTTGGTTCGGACACCGACGCGTGGGCCCGTGACTCGCACGTGTGGGCTGACGGCCCAGCTGTCAGTGGGGATGGGCCCCGCGCGAGGGTGGCAGTCTGACGGGTGGGGCCATGGAGAGGGTGGTGGTGGGATTGGATGCGGTGGCTACGCGCGTCAATGCTCGCGGGTTGGGCCGTGatttttgtgattcattgcgtGCGTGATTATGTGCGTACGCTCGTGTGTTGCGTCAGCGTGTACCACCACGTAACAGAGTTTCATGCCTACTACTCCAGTTTAGAGGTGCAATGGATACAATACCGGTTACCGCTGGGTTTTCTTACCCCATATCATCTCCAACCAGACCTATTCGAAACAGAATCCTCTCACATAGTCACTGATATGTGGATCCGTGAACGGTGAGGCTCACATGTCAATTACCATGTCCTTCTGACTCCATGTTAGAAAATCGCAATCCCACCTATCCGTGATACAAGATTCTCTCTATACTGTATATGTGCGGGCAATAACTACCCGTTGCAGGTCGGACTCAGGTTTAACCAAGGTCTTGGGCTAACTCAATGCATGTTGAGCCAAGACATGTCTTTTTACATTTGTGAAAATGCATGGTTTATATGGGGTTTTAGGCCTAGGTCCGACCCATGGCCTAAGTGGCTCATGACCTAGGTCTGTCATTGACTTGCCGGGTACCAATACACGTAACACTTTGAGCACTTGCAATTTACACTATAGTCAAATGATTAGCAATCATCCATTAACATCATAATGTCAGGTATACAATGATTTTAACATCAAAGTTAGCAAATAAACAGACCAAACAACTACATTCCAAAATCAAGAAATTAAATGATAATGCCATACAACAGACTAGGGAAGAGGTTGAGAGGTTAAAGGAGTTTTATCGGATGTCCCCGAAGAGACAGGTTAAAGGAgttgggagtagctatatttatggcgccatatttttcaccaaaaatagtcggcatgtatttacattgtaagtttctaaaatatatatgtaattttagtgtatttacaatgtaaatctcgaaattacatatgtaattttagtgtatttataatgtaagtaccaaaattacatatttacacATGTGTAATTACCGTGTAAATAGACTAATTGCATTCTTTGAAGACCAACACGTGTCACGCAAAGCAAAAAGGAGTCACCAACTTAGGAGCAAGTTGTTCCATTAGCTTATCAGATGTACTTTGCACCAATCGTGAAGAAGATTAGATGGTAGATCGACAAACTGACTGTATTTAGCTTAGAAATATGTCGACATAATTTTAGCAAAGCCAAAGGAGTTTTATGCTACAGATGATAACTATTGGCAGTTTTTCTATGCATACGGTTTTTTTAACCATGGATTAGTGGGTGTGGATGGCTAAAGAATAAACCCGTAGAGTATATCCAATACTCCTCATTACTATACCATATGGATATAACAATTTTTTCTCACTAGTAAAAAACTGTTGGGTACTTGGGTCTCCAAACGCGGACCCTCGTCGCCGTATCTACTCCAGACAATGCTTATACAAGCTTTTAAGAAGATGTTTTCACCTTGATATTTATGTTTTCAAGTCCTTAAATTTCCTTTGCCTGGTGATTTTGACTTGTCTCGTCACAAAGCAAAAGAGCAGCAAAAATGGAATATGTTTTCAAGCCCTTAAATTTCTTTCTCGTGATTTAAACTTGTTTCGTCACAAAGCGAAAGAGCAGCAAACATGGAAAATATATCGCCTCAAAGGCACAAAAACACTCTTAGACCATCAGCCTAAACCTTGAACTTTTCTCACATCGATACCATAGAAGTTTACAGTTAACACCCAGTTCATCACAGAATTGAGAGGCAATGAACACAgctgttgcaacttgcaagagaCGGTTGGTATACAATCATCCAGACATCCAGTACAGACCATGCAGTGTATTTCTACGGATATTTTGAGCACAGCTTCAGGCATCTACAAACATCTCACAGCCAGTGACACAAAAGCAGTTCTTCATTGTGGGTGTCACTGCAGAATCTGGAAAAGGAAGAATCTCACACGGCGAGTCGTTTTCCAATTTCGGATAAGCAGCGAAGGCAACATTTAACGTTACTTtccccgccaaaaaaaaaaaaaacatttaacgTTACTTGTAACCAAGCACCGTGACAGCGTATAGCTTGCTTGTCCAGGGGTGAATGCCCACACCAGCAAGCAAAAGATGGGCGACAAGAATTCCTGCAGCGGAAGCAGCTTTTCATCACAGCTCAGCACCTGTGATCTCTGTGGCTACCGGCCAAGGCCATGGTCCATGGCTGCCTCATGATTGCCAAACATTAGGCTGATTAGGGTTCATGATTAAGTCCCTAATGATGGCCTTTAACTACCGTGCCTTGCTGAGGAATTCCATCTTTAATGTGTCCTCTAGTTGTGAGAATGTCGATGAGAAGATACCTGAAAACAAAAGAACAGTACTTTTTTGTCATTGTCAccgagataaaagaaaaactctaATTTTGTGCATGTACTAGTAAGCCAGAGGAGCTATCATGCAATTGGTACAAGTATCATACACGCAGAAGTTCTGTTTGGTTCACATCCAGTTGCAACCACTATTGGTTATACATAATACAATTGGAATTTGAGGGAATGAGCTAGATGCTCATGCTGCACATGTATAGACTAGAGATGAACAGAGCAATTATATAACCTAACCAGGTTTGAAATATGACAAGCAATCTCTATTTAACAGAAAGATCAGCTAGAGATTCTTGTCTGCTTGTCCTACTATCTATAGAGCTTGATTTACTTCCCTCTACAACCTGAATAATTGTATCCTCAATTGCAAGGACGGTCAGTCGACAGTCAATAACAAAAGCAGCAGCTTCAATGCCAACATGCCATATGATCCGTATCTACAGGCTCTGCCTCCTGCAAACTTACCAGCCAAACTCTCTCAATGCGTCAATGGTCCCTAGCGTTCAAGTGTCATTTAGGAGTATGTCTCCATTGTGGAATTAGCACTAGCAGCTGTCTAGAGCCAGTGACAATTCATATGCTAGAGCCAGCTAGGCATCAGTACTACTGTCACCCTTCTTTTACTGGATAGACAACCAAGACAATTCTCAGGACCGTTTCATGACTATAGGACCAACACAGCTTGGCAGAGGAGGGCATGAACAGGATTCTCCATCTCGTGCTGTACAATGTACATTTGACACCATTTGGTGGATCAAAATTTTCTACTCGATCAACAGATTTCATTATGATTGAGCGTTTATGCACTGTAAAACAACCTCACATCTACAAAAGCAAGTGCCAATCATCCTGAATAGCAAGAGTTAGTACAGATAACGAATCAAGTTTCAGCTCCCCATCTTGCCCTTTTAGTGTTTTATGCATCCTATAGAATTAAAAGGACACAAATAGCCAATGATACAGACATCAGGGGATTTATACATGCTTGAATCTGGAATGGAGTTATATGGCAATAGGGGAAGATAAAAGAGGTTATCACTGCAGGGGTTGGAACAAGGAACTGCATAAACATGCTGCAGCAGTGGCAGGAGGGGTTTCCTGCAGATGCACGAATTCAAGTGATTTCAGGCTACTCTTGTGTTTAAGACTCGATGCCATCCTTTCTGACTTCACAAACTGGTTGGTACGTTATCCGAATCTCTAGGTTAACGTGGAAGTCAGCTCTTTCCACGCATGCCAGCCAGCTGCATGCTAAATAACTTGAGGGTGGACATTTGTATTTTCTGAATGGCCACAGACCATCTGGTTGGTGCCCATGATTAAGCGCCAGATGCTGTATTCGTTAAAAATCATCACCCTTAAAGATTCACTCATCACCACTTAACCTGAATGCTCTCCTGAAGCTGGCTATTTCAAAGGCATTGTGTCTGCTGAATCACATGGAATTCGGCACCTATATACTAGACAACATAAATCTGGCTACCTCTGGAAATTTCTTCACCAGTAAGCTGACCAATGGAGTAACCTTATGTCAGTTCATACTGAAATTTGCCCCTGCTACCATAAGGAACGGACAAAATCTTACAACTCCTCTCCAAATCTCTGTCCGTTGGTAACAAGGCTAGGCTGAGGCATACACTCGAAGTCTGATTAAGATGCAAAATAGGTTTCTGGAACACAAATTAACACATGATGCCAGAAGAAGATGGGTTTGATGGGTGACAGAAAGCTTTGGGGCATGGGCAGCAGTGAGCCAATGATAGCTTCAGGGTGCCAATGCCAACGGTAGTTGAGGGAGGGTGGTAGCCAGGCACCAGTGCACCACGACCGTGGCTGGACAGTGGCTACAGGCATACAGTAAAATCAAGTACACTGTTGGCATATCTGACAAGATAAAAGAAGAGTAGATCAAATGAAGGTGATGGTAGCTGGAGAATTGATGTTGCTGGCAAGAGGGTGATCACTCTGGTTGCATTGGGTGGGAAAGATAGCTGGAAGAACAATAGTGAGAGGGAACGACCAAGCCCCCAGAGGATGGATTGCTGCCATGTCACATTCATGATTTAATAGCTCAATAGTTCccattttttagtttttttatacaCACAGATGAAGCATCCGTGACTGTCAGTTTCACATGGAAATAAATAATGGCCAGGCCAGAGGCAAAGTGGGATGCCATTAGACTCAATAAAATAGCTCGGAACTCAAATCAACAACAATGGTATATGCACTCAATTGAAATATAACATACAGTGAAATTTACACAAAACTACAAGATCAAGAAAATGGCATGTTATGCATTGATGAAAACCAACAAAGGTGTATCTGCATGTTTGGACAATAAATGTGATATCATTCACATGAAGAACAACGATTACCTGACAGTGCTTTGTTCAATAATGAACCTCTGACTAGGAGTGTGCCTGGCATTTGTTCAAACACCTATATGGAAAAAatacaatgattttttttttgaaatatacaCAGAAACAACTGACAAGTTcataggaaaaaaacataactaGGTAACTGATGAACATAATATACTTCAATATATCCTAAGCATACCGAAATACGGAAGGATGTTCCAGTAACACCACTATGAAGCTTTGTAGAGTTGCCTTCTACAGAACCAGATTCATCGTGCAACATTGCAGCCTGAGCCTGCTCATCTGATAAGGTAACCTGAAAGAAGAGTATTTCATACAATTCTTGGAGATCGATACACTATAGAATTTGTACAACAACAAAAAGGTCTGTGTACTGGTGTAATTTGACAGAAGGAATATGCGGCAGATTAATAACGAATCTTACATCAATAGAAAATAATGAAGAATCGGTTTTACACGATAGATTAGAAGCATGGAAAAAGCTCTCAGCTGACTTCAGCACTTGAAATGCACCATATTCACGTCGAAGGCCCTGAAAGCCATTATGTAAATGAGATATTgaagcgaagaagcttgagaagGTGCAATAGTAGTGGAAACTCAGTATCAATAACTCACAGATAAATATAAGTTGGCTGATTAGCTCTTTATTAATAAGAGGAAAGGGCGCAGGTATTGTCCAAGAACATACAAACATAATGGTAGATAAGATTCGAgttggatttctttttcttttggttgcTAAAGAAAAATAGCTGTGCAATTTATGGAGGTAAATGATAATATGAATCAAAGGGACAAAAGGTAACGTGATACTAACTTGAAGCATAAAAGAATAGTTGGCTTTTCCAGGTGTACTGGATCTAATGACCATTTTCCTTGGAGCAATGAATGACCATGCAAGGCCCCATCTAGCTGTTTGACCTTGC
This region includes:
- the LOC127762779 gene encoding glycine-rich protein 2-like; this translates as MAAAARHRGTVKWFNDTKGFGFISPDDGSEDLFVHQSSIKADGFRSLSEGEQVEFAISESEDGRTKAVDVTGPDGSFVKGGAGGGGGGGGGFGSRGGGGSGGGGRSYGGSWGGGRRSGGGGPGGGCFKCGESGHMARDCFNGGGGGVGGGGGGGGGAGGGCFKCGEMGHMARDCFNSGGGGGGGGGGGGGACYNCGETGHLARDCYNGGGGGGGGRFGGGGDRSCYNCGEAGHIARDCHK